The segment TGCTGCAACAATTAACATGGACGATGTCAATGATGCTTCGGGAACTATAGATGAAGTATGTACACAGGCTCCAGTGAATCCTGAGTTTATAAAATATCAGATGAGAATGAATAATCAGCTGAAAATGAGAAGTTTTGAAATGAGCCCAGAGGGTCATAAATTGGGTTACATACCATCCCCTGTGGACCTATCACATATAGAGGAAAACGCTGTCATGGAAAGTGATAGCGAGGGATTTGGCACACTTGCCACCATCACGGAGACATACCCTTCATACTACGATCTCCGAGACCTAGATAAAGTTACATCTGTGAAAAATCAAGGAGCTGCTGGTTCTTGTTGGGCACACGCAACATATGCATCTCTTGAATCTTATCTGATAACCTCCGAGACACATGATTTCTCTGAGAACAATATGAAAAATCTCCTTAATAACTGGCCGAACAGCCCCTATCAGGAGAGATTTGATTTTGTGGAAGGTGGAAATGCCGAGATGTCAACAGCATATCTTGCTCGGTGGAGTGGTCCAATCGATGAATCTGATGACCCATACAGTTCAGATTATGGAGAGTCACCTTCAGGTCTTTCTGAACAAAAACATGTTCAAGAGGTTTTGTGGCTTACAAGTATGGATGACATCAAAGATGCAGTAATGAACAATGGGGCAGTCCAAACATCATTTTACTGGGATAATGCATACTATAACGCTACAGACCATTCCTACTACTATGCTGGCTCAGCAAGTATCAACCATGCAGTAGCTATTGTTGGATGGGATGACGATTTCACTTCCTCGGGATTTCCGGGAACAGGTGCATATATAATCAAGAACAGCTGGGGAACCAACTGGGGCGACGGGGGGTATTTTTACCTATCATATTCTGACACATATGCTGGCGACTATGCGGTGATATTCACTGCAGAGGAAACAGATAACTACGACAGTGTGTACCAGTATGATCCATTAGGATGGGTCAGTAGCGCAGGGTACGGATCCACGACTGCATGGGGTGCCAATGTGTTCACTGCTGAAGCAGATGAAACATTAGAAGCCGTGAGCTTTTATACAACAGATATCGATACTCAATATGAAATTTATGTCTATCTGGATCCCATGACTGGAAGTCCCACCAACAGTGCCGGTGAAGTTGCGACAAAGAGCGGGACATTCTCTGAGGCAGGATATCATACAGTACACCTCGATTCAGATGTCCAGATAAGTTCAGGTCAGGATTTCTCAGTAGTGATCAAGTTCACTACATCTAACGATAAATATCCCGTTGCAATGGAGAGGCCCTACTCTGACTACAGCAGTAAAGCAACTGCAAACGCCGGAGAAAGTTATATAAGTTCGTCTGGTTCCACATGGAGTGATATTACAAGCACTTTTACCAATACAAATGTATGTATAAAGGCATTCACTTCATCCAGCATTAACGAGAATAATTTTGCTCCTGTACTTGATGCAATAGGTGATAAAACTGTAGATGAACTTACAGAACTTACATTTACAGCTACTGCAGCTGATGATGATATTCCAGTTCAGACTTTAACATTCAGTCTTGCAGGAGATGTACCTCAAGGTGCAGAAATCACAACCGACGGAGTATTCACATGGACACCTACAGAGGTGCAGGGACTAGAGTCTTACAACTTCGATGTAGTCGTATCTGATGGTGCACTTACTGACAGCGAGACAATAACCGTAACAGTTAACGAGATCAATGTCGCTCCTGTACTTGATGTAATCGGTGATCAAACTGTAGAAAAGCTCGCAGAACTTACATTTACAGCAACTGCAACTGATGCTGATATACCAGTCCAGACATTAGAATTCAGTCTTGCAGGAACAGTACCTCAAGGTGCAGCAATCACACCTGCCGGAGTGTTCACATGGACACCTGCAGAGGAACAGGGACCAGATTCTTACAACTTCGATGTAGTTGTGTCCGATGGTGAACTAACAGACAGCGAGACCATAACAATAACAGTTAACGAGGTCAATGTTGCTCCCGTACTTGATACAATCGGTGATAAAACTGTAAATGAACTTACAGAACTTACATTTACAGCAACAGCAACTGATTCTGATATTCCAGTTCAGGAATTAACATTCAGTCTTGCAGGAGATGTACCTCAAGGTGCAGAAATCACACCTGCCGGAGTGTTCACATGGACACCTACAGAGATGCAGGGACCAGCTTCTTACAACTTCGACGTAGTTGTATTTGATGGTGCACTTACAGACAACGAGACCATAACAATAACAGTTGATGAGGTCAATGTTGCTCCCGTACTTGATACAATCGGTGATAAAACTGTAAATGAACTTACAGAACTTACATTTACAGCAACAGCAACTGATTCTGATATTCCAGTTCAGGAATTAACATTCAGTCTTGCAGGAGATGTACCTCAAGGTGCAGAAATCACACCTGCCGGAGTGTTCACATGGACACCTACAGAGGAGCAGGGACCGGGTTCTTACAACTTCGATATAGTTGTATTTGATGGAATTGCTACTGATTCAGAAATCGTATTGATTGATGTCAGCGAATCATCAAATCCCCCAATTGCTGATTTCACTTCAGACATAACAAGAGGGAAAGTACCTTTGACAGTCCAGTTCGTTGATCAATCATCCGGTGCAACCTCATGGTCATGGGACATTGATGGTGATGGTATTGAAGACAGTAATGCTGCAGATTTTAGTTATACATATACAACACCTGGAACTTATTCGGTCTCGTTAACAGTTACAAATTCAGATGGTGAAGATACTGAGACAAAATACGATTATGTTAAAGTACTCAGAAATCCCAAATATACTCCTGACACTCCCCCAACCAACAATCCTCCAGTTGCTGATGCAGGCGGACCATACGCCGGCGATATTGGAGAAGAGATCACATTTGTCGGTTCTGGTTCATACGATACAGAGGGAACGATCGCTTCCTATGAATGGGACTTTGGAGATGGAACTACTCCGTCAGTTTCTACACTTCCTAATACAACACACACATACACAGTTGGCAATATCTATACAGCAACACTTACAGTAACAGACAGCAGTGGTGTAACAGCTACAGATACTGTAGATGTAATGATTACTGACCCAAATGCAGTGGCAGGAGATATGTCTATTGAAAGTATTATACTTTCTACTTCCACCAAGCAAGCAGGTAAAAATTTCTTTGTCTCTGCTAATGCAGTCGTGAAGATATCAGACGGAATTGCTCCTGTTGCAGGTGCCACAGTTACTGGTCAGTGGAGCGGTGCTGCTAATGATATGGATACTGGAACAACCAATGCTGATGGGGAAATAACATTTACCTCAGATTCTGCAAAGTACACTGGTGATTCAATAACATTTTATTTCACAGTGAATGGTGTAACTCATCAGGAATATGTATGGGATGGTACACCTAAATCGGCACATATAGACTATTAATAAGCCAAAAGGTCAGTCTCGATAAGAGACCACCTTTCTCTTTTTATTTTTCTGCAAATAACTTTGTGTTGTTCTTCAGGAGACACATGCAGTTGAAGAAGGACGAAGCATTTGTTTTGATATTGCTTTATGTTGTTTACATTGGTGTGAAGATCTACAACATTTAATGCTATTAAGAATAAATATAGTAATAGATATTTATTAACAGGATCAGAACTAATGTTAAATTATTCCGGTGATGAATATGGACGATCGTGAAAAACTAAAAGAAAAACTATATGGACTCGCTGTCAAGTATGCTGAAAGGAAAGGGTACATGCTGAATCCTGATGAGGAAACGGTCAACGATGTGATCGATGGTGTTGCAGAGAACATCGAGGAATATGGCAAAAGATATTGTCCATGCAGGTTCGTATCAGGTGATCCCGAAGAGGACAAGAAGATAATCTGCCCATGCATCTACATCGAAGATGAGATCGAGAATGATGGCATGTGCCATTGTGAACTGTTCTTTAAAGTAAATTAAGGCAACTTTAAACTGGAAACCGGAGCTCAGCCAATAATGTTCATGCAGCCCTAAAGCTCATGAGAATACAGGAAGAACATGAAACATCCAAAGACCATCCGGAAGGGACTGGACTACATCATAGCAATGGATGCACCTGAGCTATCCCCGCTTGAAGTAAGGGAGTTGCTGCGTAAAACCGTAACAAAACGCTTTGATGTCATTGACCAGATAATGTCAGCCGCCAGAAAGGAAGGCCTTATAACTGACAAAGACGGCATGTGTCACTTCACATACGAGGCACACGATCTGGAATTTTATAAACCCAGGATAATACACACAGAAGAGATCAACAACTGCAGGTGTTGTGGGCGGAGCATGAAAGAAAGCCATTACATCGAATTGAGATCAGGAATGCTTGGTCCATATGGTTCTACCTGTGTTCGGAAGCTCTATCTGGACTATTTGTTCGGAGAAGAGTAAATTGCAGCTATTAACTTCAGAAAAATAAAAAGCAAAAAAAGTAGTTTTGATTGGCTTGTTTAGTATAGATCTCATCGCTTCAGATCAGAACGGACACGGTCTTTAAGTTCTTGTTGTTTTCCAGCATTCCATCCGCTGACATTGGAGATATATCCTGTTACCCGTGAAAGCTGGTGGACACTGTGGTTCATGCAATCCGGGCACATTGGTTGGTCACATACTGGACACTGTGCAACATTTGCAACGGTATCATGAGCACATTTTACCCCGTTAATTGCTACCCATACATGAACCGGACATGGATTATTTTCATCCGTTTTGATAGGCTGTCCGTTATTGAACTCATTGCACCATTCTTTACATCTCTCAACGAATTTATCCTTTGGAAGTGCAAACAGTTCCTCTGCTGACATTTCTTGTCTCTCTGACATGTTCTATATCTCCTGTTTTATATGTATTCTTAAATTGGATGTGTAGCTTAATAACGATTTTTCAACCCAGCCTTGAATACAATAGGACAGGGCTGGTAACAAACATGATAATTATTGATCGGTGTTGTAATCAGATCCTCACCTAATAATAAAATGTAGATTGTAATTATGTTTTGTCATCTAATTGTTAATGATAGCCATCAACTCTATATGTGCCGACGTCGATATATTCCGTGGGTAACCTTATTCTTCTGCGGGGGAGAAAATCTTGGAACATTATTTTGAAATGATATTTAATTCCGTAAATGATGGAATTTTTATCCATACACCTGAAGGACGCTTTTTGGAAGTGAACAGGATCATGTGTGATGATCTGGGATATCAAAAGGATGAATTGCTGCAAATGAGTGTAATGGATATAACACCGCCAGAATTCAGGGAAGCCACTGGCAAACAAGTTGTAGAGAAACTTAAGCAGGGTGGAGGAATTTTCGAAACTGTGAGCAAATGCAAAGACGGTTCTTTGGCAAAAGTTGAACTTAATGTCCGCCCGATCGACTACAAAGGAACTCCTGCTATTCTGACCGTTGCCAGAAATGTGACCGAGCGCAAGGAAATGGAAAAAGCTCTTCGCAAGAGTGAGATAAGTTTAGCCAATGCACAGCGTATTGCTCATCTTGGAAATTGGGATTGGGATATCGTCACCAATGAGCTGTACTGGTCAGATGAGATCTATCGCATATTTGGACTGGCACCTAACGAATTCGGAGCTACGTATGATGCATTTCTAAATTCTGTCCACCCGGATGACAGAATATTTGTTCAGGACGCTGTAGATAAGGCAGTTTATGAAAATGATCCGTACAATATTGATCATCGTATTCTTTTACCCGATGGTTCTGAACGCATTGTGCATGAGCAGGGCGAGGTTACTTTTAACGAAAACGGACAGGGTCTCCGAATGGTTGGTACAGTACAGGATATTACTGAGCGTAAGAAAATAGAAAAAGAGGTTATCATAAAAGAGAAAGCAATTGATTCATCACTCAATGCTATCGTTTTTGCTGATCTTAAAGGGAAGATTCTCTTTGCTAACCCTTCGTTCCTTGAATTATGGGGTTATGACAACAAAAATGAGATTATTGGACTAAATGGTAACAAGCTCTGGAATTATGAAATTGACCCTCTGGAAATACAGAACTCACTGGTTTCCACAGGAAGCTGGAAAGGAGAAGCAATTGCCAGAAAAAAAGATGGGAGGGAATTTAGTGTATCTACGTCTTCTCATTTTATAATAGATGATATTGGCAATCCAATTTGTTTAATGGCTTCATTTGTAGACATAACTGAACGTAAAATAAAAGATAAACTGCTTATAGAAAAAGCAAAAGCTGAAGCTTCCAGCCGTGCTAAAAGTGAACTTTTATCCACAATGAGTCATGAAATGCGTACCCCTCTAACTATTATTATTGGTTACTCGGATTTGCTTGACATGCAGGAAATTGGAACACTCAACCAGAAACAAGCAAGTTGTGTAGAAAACGTTTTAGAAAGTAGTCACCATCTCTTGTCGCTCATAAACGATACACTGGATCTTTCTAAAGCTGAAGCCCATAAAATGGAACTCAATATTGAAGAGTTTTTTATACCTGATGTTATTGATGATGTAAAAACTGCACTGATGCCCCTAACATCAAGTAAAAACCTTGATTTACTAACAAACGTCAACTCAGATATTGACACAATAAAGGCGGATAAGAAGAAATTCAAACAGATACTCTACAATTTAATGAGCAACGCTCTAAAGTTTACACCTGAAAAAGGCTCGATTACCATCGAAACACACACCGCGAACAACATGGTACAATTTAATGTTATCGATAATGGTATTGGAATGTCTGAAGAAAATATGAAAAGAATATTCCAACCTTTCCAACAAGTTAATACTCCAGAAACAAAAGAACAACAGGGAACTGGATTAGGACTTGCACTTACCAAAAAGTTTGTGAAAATGCATGGTGGTAAGGTCTGGGTAAAAAGTGAACTTGGAAAAGGGACAACATTTAGTTTTACTTTACCATTCGATCAGGAAATTCAAGTTTAATTTGACTGGTTTATTATGTGATGATAACTTCAACTATTATTTTGTATACCCATCTTATACCCAATATATCCAGCACATCCAGTTAGATCATCGGGAATGAATGAAAACAAAATTTCCCAGAAACGGATTTTGTTCTAACTTGAATTAACTGGCACATTAGCCGAAAACTATCCTGAAAACATCCAGCTGGACCAGCAACATATACAACCCTGTCCCTGTAAAAATGCTGAGCATTGCATTTCTCTTCCACAGGTGCAGTCCTGTGACAGCTGCTATGGTAAAAATCTCCGGGACACCGTATGGCACTGAAAGCCACTGAACGTCCTTCAGGCAATAGATAACCAGCAGCAGGAGTATCATAGGAGGGAGATTTTTCTCAATGGTTGAGAGGATCTCAGGCGGAGCCCTGTTGTTAAAGAATACAAAAGGCACAGCCCTTGTACCAAAGGTAGCCAGTGCTACTACGGCTGTTATGATAAGCAGGTGTACCGGATCTTCGGTCATTGGAAATCCTCCTTATCGGGGGTCTGTTCAGGAAGCGTGTTCACCTCAATGTCATCCCGGACAAACTTTTCATATGCCATCAGGATGAGGGTGCCTATGAAAATAGAAAACAACAGCATGTTGTCCGGGCTGAAGATCAAGAGTGAGATCACACCTGCACCCATGGCTGCCATGAATGGGAAACGTGACCTTGCAGCATGATATTGCTCAATTGTCAGCACTACGAACAGGGCCGTGAGCACGAATGTCATTCCCTCAAGCCGGAGGTCCAGTACTGAACCCAACAACGCTCCCAGGACCGAGCCCAGTATCCAATAGGAGTGGTCGAGCACAGCTATGTAGAAATAGAATTTTCCTTTTGATTCCTCATCCGGGGCTCGTGTGGTTGTGAGAAGAGCATAGGTCTCATCGGTAAGTGCAAAGATGAGGTAAGCTTTGACCTTGCCGACACCTGAGAACTTTTCCAGGAGGGACAGACCGTAGAATGAATGCCTCAAATTAATAAGAAGAGTTGTGATGGCAAACTCTGTGAGCCCTGCACCGGCTGCCAGAAGAGCTACTGCGATGAACTGGCCTGCTCCGGCGTAGATGAAGATGCTCATTAGCGGTGCATATATCCAGTGATAACCGGCTCCTTCAAGGAGGAAGCCGAAGGCCATTCCCAGGGGGATGTAGCCCAGGAATACCGGGAGGGTTGTCCTGAGGGCACTTGTGAAGAGGCTTTCACTCTGCTGGCTCATGATACTGATGCACCTTCTAAATTTAATGATTTATCGTTGATTTAGTTTTCGAAGTTGAAAACAAAGTGCAAGAAAAGAATTGATTGTATTTATGCTTTGTTAAATGTGAACAGGGTACTAACCGATGTGAAAGAATCTCAATAAATTTAAATAGTAGCTAATCCAATCTATTTATATAATTCAATGGGGGAATTTTGTGGAACCGGATGTAATTAGAACATTATCCAACCTTTCACTTTTTTTGCAGGTAGTAGCATTCCTGATGCTTTTGTATGCCATCAAACTAAAAACAGAGAGCATGGAGAAGCATGCTAGGGGAGCAGCTCTTGCAGTCTTCACAATCGTGCCGACCATTCTGTTCATGTTCTATTCGATCGGACAGGGCTTTCAGCTGGCATCCTATGGCTTCGTCCTTATGCTGCACCGGTTTCTCGGATTCATCGTGATCATATTCATAATACTCTTCGTGACCAACAGATGGAGATTCAAAAAGAAAGTGCATATGCATATTGCAACTGGTTTGTGGACTTTGACACTGGCATTAGGAATATTTGTTTACCTTGTATCCTTTGGCTATATTGCATGAATCATCTCAAGCAGGTTTCGATCTGCTTTGATCTTATTTTTGAAAGAAATTTTAGTGTGATCCTGCACAAACCAGAGAACAAAGCTATTTATGAATAAATAGCAAGCTCTTCCTTAATAGAAGTGTCAACGTAGTCATGGAAAAAAGAAAAAGAGATTACCATAATCTCCTAAAAGAGATGAGATTCAAAAGAATCTCAACGTATCAAAATTGCATCAATGAAGCTTATTACTCCATCATGTCATCTTACATCATGGATGGTGGAAGAATTACCTTGTCGATGACATGGATCACACCATTGCTTGCCATGATATCTGCCCGGATAACATTTGCATCATTAACCATGACACCATCTGTGGTATCGAAAGTGACTGATTCGCCCTGGACGGTTTCTGCAGATTCAAGACCTGCAACATCAGCTGCCATGACCTCGCCTGCAACAACATGGTATGTCAGAACAGCTGCAAGGGCTTCCTCGTCTGCAAGTAATTCTTCAAGAGTTCCCTCAGGTAAGGCTGCAAATGCATCATCTGTTGGTGCGAATACTGTGAAAGGACCTTCACTTCTTAAGGTTTCCTCAAGTCCGGCAGCCTGAACCGCTTGAACCAGAGTATTAAATGAACCAGCATTCACTGCCGTGTCCACAATGTCCATTTCTTCCATTTCGTCCATTTCGTCCATGTGTTCTGTTTCTTCCATCTCTTCCATTTCAGGTTCACTGGTAGTACAACCGGAAGACATTACTGCTATTGCTAGAAGCAAAGCTAATAGTACATATAATATTTTCATCTTTATAACCCCCTTTAGCATGAATAATGCTAGATAATAGAATTTTGTTAATCATGCTATATATAGATTGATGATTTATTTATATGTTATATTTATTAGAATAATCAATAAAATACAATGGATGATATCAAATCATATATAGCATAAAATTAAAAACGGCATCAAATGACTTCAAATTAATTTGTAGTTAAAGGCAGGGTTATATATTTTCGAGGAGTTATGAGCTTTAAGGTGAAATAAAATGTCAGACAAAAGATCACACATACTAAGCTTATTGCTGGTCTGCTTTGTGATGGCCGGATTGGTCTTTACTGCAGGCTGCATATCTGATGAAAACATTTCTGAGGATGAATCTGCTGGATTTGAAAACATCCTTTTCCTTGACCACCATATCAACAGTCATGGTGAGTTCATAGAAGGAGATACATGGCCGATGCTTGCAATCGATTTCCCGACCTACTACTTCGATGAGGAGAATCAAGCTCTTCATATAACTGCACCAAGGGAACCATTTGAAGTGAACAGTTCACTTATGATGATCGCAGGGGATGGATCTTCCCTTTCCGGAGTCATAGGAATGGGAGCAGGCACAATGACCTATGCTGCATACTCGTTACCTCATGAAGTGAACAGCTATGAGGTTATTTCAATTTCCAAAGAAGGAACAGTAGTTATCTCCTACAATGATGAAGAGATAGTCATTGAAGCAGGAGAGAAATGGGAAAACATAGAGAACACTACAGAGGAAAGTGAAGAAGGACAGCCTTACGCAAAGGTGAACATCACAACAACTGATACTTTCATCAATTATGGCTTCCTCGAAAAAGGGGATATCGTTTTCGATAATTTCTAAAGACTTTTTTTAAACCGAGGGAACTGGAATACAAACCATTCCATCCTTTTCTTTCTTTTTTGAATTTTTCTCCCTAGCATCACACATTCAGTCTCAATGAAGTAATAGGACATCGAAAATGAAGCATCGAAATGACCCCTGACAAATAAACTGTTTATACAATGGTTTCATAATTCTTTAAGGGGGTAATAGTACGGAGAGTACGAATAGCAATAAACCTGAGAGACGATACGATCTCGACTGGCTGAGAGTAATAGCCATAGTTGCGGTCATCCTTTTTCATTCAATGAGATTTTTCGATCCGATGGACTGGGATGTAAAGAACAACGTCCTGAGCGAAAATATCATGGTACTTGTTTTGCTCATCGTTCAATGGCTGATGCCCCTGTTCTTCCTGATCTCGGGTATGAGCATCTATTTCGTGCTGAGCTTCAGGACAAAGGGACAGTTCATAAAGTCACGATTTATGCGTATCATGGTCCCCTACCTCTTAATTGGTATATTTGTCATACTCCCACCCCAGCATTACCTGAGGACAATAAGCAGTGGAGAAACAGGACTTACATTCCTTGAATTCTATCCCAATTATTTGACATACGCTTTTACCGATGTGTTCATGAACTTCGACTTCCCCCCAATGGGCCATCTGTGGTACCTTTTCTTCCTGTTCATATTCTCAGTTATCATGCTTCCGCTTTTTGCTTATCTTGGAACCGGATCAG is part of the Methanococcoides methylutens MM1 genome and harbors:
- a CDS encoding lectin like domain-containing protein, which translates into the protein MRRGIIEFNNIKDGSKAFLCHSKFCKLSGIAILLVILALTGAATAATINMDDVNDASGTIDEVCTQAPVNPEFIKYQMRMNNQLKMRSFEMSPEGHKLGYIPSPVDLSHIEENAVMESDSEGFGTLATITETYPSYYDLRDLDKVTSVKNQGAAGSCWAHATYASLESYLITSETHDFSENNMKNLLNNWPNSPYQERFDFVEGGNAEMSTAYLARWSGPIDESDDPYSSDYGESPSGLSEQKHVQEVLWLTSMDDIKDAVMNNGAVQTSFYWDNAYYNATDHSYYYAGSASINHAVAIVGWDDDFTSSGFPGTGAYIIKNSWGTNWGDGGYFYLSYSDTYAGDYAVIFTAEETDNYDSVYQYDPLGWVSSAGYGSTTAWGANVFTAEADETLEAVSFYTTDIDTQYEIYVYLDPMTGSPTNSAGEVATKSGTFSEAGYHTVHLDSDVQISSGQDFSVVIKFTTSNDKYPVAMERPYSDYSSKATANAGESYISSSGSTWSDITSTFTNTNVCIKAFTSSSINENNFAPVLDAIGDKTVDELTELTFTATAADDDIPVQTLTFSLAGDVPQGAEITTDGVFTWTPTEVQGLESYNFDVVVSDGALTDSETITVTVNEINVAPVLDVIGDQTVEKLAELTFTATATDADIPVQTLEFSLAGTVPQGAAITPAGVFTWTPAEEQGPDSYNFDVVVSDGELTDSETITITVNEVNVAPVLDTIGDKTVNELTELTFTATATDSDIPVQELTFSLAGDVPQGAEITPAGVFTWTPTEMQGPASYNFDVVVFDGALTDNETITITVDEVNVAPVLDTIGDKTVNELTELTFTATATDSDIPVQELTFSLAGDVPQGAEITPAGVFTWTPTEEQGPGSYNFDIVVFDGIATDSEIVLIDVSESSNPPIADFTSDITRGKVPLTVQFVDQSSGATSWSWDIDGDGIEDSNAADFSYTYTTPGTYSVSLTVTNSDGEDTETKYDYVKVLRNPKYTPDTPPTNNPPVADAGGPYAGDIGEEITFVGSGSYDTEGTIASYEWDFGDGTTPSVSTLPNTTHTYTVGNIYTATLTVTDSSGVTATDTVDVMITDPNAVAGDMSIESIILSTSTKQAGKNFFVSANAVVKISDGIAPVAGATVTGQWSGAANDMDTGTTNADGEITFTSDSAKYTGDSITFYFTVNGVTHQEYVWDGTPKSAHIDY
- a CDS encoding ferredoxin-thioredoxin reductase catalytic domain-containing protein, with protein sequence MDDREKLKEKLYGLAVKYAERKGYMLNPDEETVNDVIDGVAENIEEYGKRYCPCRFVSGDPEEDKKIICPCIYIEDEIENDGMCHCELFFKVN
- a CDS encoding DUF5830 family protein; this translates as MKHPKTIRKGLDYIIAMDAPELSPLEVRELLRKTVTKRFDVIDQIMSAARKEGLITDKDGMCHFTYEAHDLEFYKPRIIHTEEINNCRCCGRSMKESHYIELRSGMLGPYGSTCVRKLYLDYLFGEE
- the nrdD gene encoding anaerobic ribonucleoside-triphosphate reductase — encoded protein: MSERQEMSAEELFALPKDKFVERCKEWCNEFNNGQPIKTDENNPCPVHVWVAINGVKCAHDTVANVAQCPVCDQPMCPDCMNHSVHQLSRVTGYISNVSGWNAGKQQELKDRVRSDLKR
- a CDS encoding PAS domain-containing sensor histidine kinase encodes the protein MEHYFEMIFNSVNDGIFIHTPEGRFLEVNRIMCDDLGYQKDELLQMSVMDITPPEFREATGKQVVEKLKQGGGIFETVSKCKDGSLAKVELNVRPIDYKGTPAILTVARNVTERKEMEKALRKSEISLANAQRIAHLGNWDWDIVTNELYWSDEIYRIFGLAPNEFGATYDAFLNSVHPDDRIFVQDAVDKAVYENDPYNIDHRILLPDGSERIVHEQGEVTFNENGQGLRMVGTVQDITERKKIEKEVIIKEKAIDSSLNAIVFADLKGKILFANPSFLELWGYDNKNEIIGLNGNKLWNYEIDPLEIQNSLVSTGSWKGEAIARKKDGREFSVSTSSHFIIDDIGNPICLMASFVDITERKIKDKLLIEKAKAEASSRAKSELLSTMSHEMRTPLTIIIGYSDLLDMQEIGTLNQKQASCVENVLESSHHLLSLINDTLDLSKAEAHKMELNIEEFFIPDVIDDVKTALMPLTSSKNLDLLTNVNSDIDTIKADKKKFKQILYNLMSNALKFTPEKGSITIETHTANNMVQFNVIDNGIGMSEENMKRIFQPFQQVNTPETKEQQGTGLGLALTKKFVKMHGGKVWVKSELGKGTTFSFTLPFDQEIQV
- a CDS encoding branched-chain amino acid transporter permease is translated as MTEDPVHLLIITAVVALATFGTRAVPFVFFNNRAPPEILSTIEKNLPPMILLLLVIYCLKDVQWLSVPYGVPEIFTIAAVTGLHLWKRNAMLSIFTGTGLYMLLVQLDVFRIVFG
- a CDS encoding AzlC family ABC transporter permease — its product is MSQQSESLFTSALRTTLPVFLGYIPLGMAFGFLLEGAGYHWIYAPLMSIFIYAGAGQFIAVALLAAGAGLTEFAITTLLINLRHSFYGLSLLEKFSGVGKVKAYLIFALTDETYALLTTTRAPDEESKGKFYFYIAVLDHSYWILGSVLGALLGSVLDLRLEGMTFVLTALFVVLTIEQYHAARSRFPFMAAMGAGVISLLIFSPDNMLLFSIFIGTLILMAYEKFVRDDIEVNTLPEQTPDKEDFQ
- a CDS encoding fasciclin domain-containing protein, which encodes MLLAIAVMSSGCTTSEPEMEEMEETEHMDEMDEMEEMDIVDTAVNAGSFNTLVQAVQAAGLEETLRSEGPFTVFAPTDDAFAALPEGTLEELLADEEALAAVLTYHVVAGEVMAADVAGLESAETVQGESVTFDTTDGVMVNDANVIRADIMASNGVIHVIDKVILPPSMM